From the genome of Deinococcus sp. AJ005, one region includes:
- a CDS encoding NAD-dependent 4,6-dehydratase LegB: protein MTQTTLPNPHTSTSSQRPLVAVTGADGFIGSHLTEELVRAGYRVKAMAIYNSQGSYGWLDTVPAETMQHVEVQLGDVRDAGSVRALMRDAQTVYHLAALIAIPYSYVAPRSYVETNITGTLNVLEAARDLGTGRVVHTSTSEVYGTARTAPIHESHPLQGQSPYSATKIGADKLAESYYLSFELPVVTMRPFNTYGPRQSARAVIPTIISQVAAGRREIKLGDLRPTRDFNYVLDTARAFRAVGEAGPEVLGRVLNAGSGREITVGDTVKLIGQVMGAELDVTQEDVRLRPEGSEVMRLLADHSELSKLTGWQPEVPLEEGLKRTAEWFTDPANLARYRVDQYTV, encoded by the coding sequence ATGACCCAGACCACCCTGCCCAACCCCCACACCTCTACCTCTTCCCAGCGCCCGCTGGTGGCCGTGACCGGCGCGGACGGCTTTATTGGCTCGCACCTGACCGAGGAACTGGTCCGCGCGGGCTACCGCGTCAAGGCCATGGCCATCTACAACTCGCAGGGGTCCTACGGCTGGCTGGACACCGTGCCCGCCGAGACCATGCAGCATGTGGAGGTCCAACTGGGCGACGTGCGCGACGCGGGCAGCGTGCGGGCGCTGATGCGGGATGCCCAGACCGTCTACCACCTGGCCGCCCTGATCGCCATTCCGTACTCCTACGTCGCGCCGCGCTCCTACGTGGAGACCAACATCACCGGCACCCTGAACGTGCTGGAAGCCGCCCGTGACCTGGGCACCGGGCGCGTCGTGCATACCTCTACATCCGAGGTCTACGGCACCGCCCGCACCGCGCCCATCCACGAGTCTCACCCCTTGCAGGGCCAGTCGCCGTACTCGGCCACCAAGATCGGCGCGGACAAGCTGGCCGAGAGCTATTACCTGAGCTTCGAGCTGCCAGTGGTCACCATGCGGCCCTTCAACACCTACGGCCCGCGCCAGAGCGCCCGCGCGGTGATTCCCACCATCATCTCCCAGGTGGCGGCGGGGCGGCGCGAGATCAAGCTGGGCGACCTGCGCCCCACCCGCGACTTTAATTACGTGCTGGACACCGCCCGCGCCTTTCGCGCGGTGGGCGAGGCCGGGCCGGAGGTACTGGGCCGCGTGCTGAACGCCGGTTCGGGCCGCGAGATCACCGTGGGCGACACCGTCAAGCTGATCGGACAGGTGATGGGCGCGGAGCTAGACGTGACCCAGGAAGACGTGCGGCTGCGTCCCGAAGGCAGCGAGGTGATGCGCCTGCTGGCGGACCACTCCGAGCTGAGCAAACTGACTGGCTGGCAGCCGGAGGTGCCGCTGGAAGAGGGTCTGAAGCGCACTGCCGAGTGGTTCACCGACCCCGCCAATCTGGCCCGCTACCGGGTCGATCAATACACCGTCTGA
- a CDS encoding nucleotidyltransferase family protein, whose product MHAVILAGGKGTRLRPYTTCVPKPLVPIGDTYSILEIVLHQLRAHGFTSVTLAVGHMGHLIRAFVGDGSRYGLKVEYTDEETPLGTIGPVLNVLDSLPEQFLVMNGDVLTNLNYGTFLQRHIQSERSVTVATYNREIKSEFGVLDINEASNQIVAFREKPTVHFQVSMGVYAISRGALRGYTPGQVLGFDTLMLDLLAAQDFPGSDLFGGYWLDIGRPEDYDMANREWQEMSAILLPHLTLSAAD is encoded by the coding sequence ATGCACGCAGTTATCCTGGCCGGAGGAAAAGGCACCCGCCTGCGCCCCTACACCACCTGTGTCCCCAAGCCGCTCGTGCCCATCGGCGATACCTACTCGATCCTGGAAATCGTGCTGCACCAGTTGCGCGCGCACGGTTTCACGTCGGTCACGCTGGCGGTGGGGCACATGGGCCACCTGATCCGCGCCTTCGTGGGAGACGGCAGCCGCTACGGATTAAAGGTGGAGTACACCGACGAGGAAACCCCGCTGGGCACCATTGGCCCAGTGCTGAACGTGCTGGACAGCTTACCCGAGCAGTTCCTGGTCATGAACGGCGACGTGCTAACCAATCTGAACTACGGCACCTTCCTGCAGCGCCACATTCAATCAGAGCGCTCCGTGACCGTGGCCACCTACAACCGCGAGATCAAGAGCGAGTTCGGCGTGCTGGACATCAATGAGGCCAGCAACCAGATCGTCGCCTTCCGCGAGAAGCCCACGGTACATTTTCAGGTCAGCATGGGCGTCTACGCTATTTCCCGTGGGGCTTTGCGCGGCTACACGCCGGGACAGGTGCTGGGCTTCGACACCCTGATGCTGGACCTGCTGGCCGCCCAGGATTTCCCCGGCAGCGACCTGTTCGGCGGCTACTGGCTGGACATTGGCCGCCCCGAGGACTACGACATGGCCAACCGCGAGTGGCAGGAGATGTCCGCCATCCTGCTGCCGCACCTGACCCTGAGCGCTGCCGACTAG
- a CDS encoding NAD(P)-dependent oxidoreductase yields MPDADLPGFPRPWPSTGPVLVLGARGFLGAQIVAGARAAGHEVRTAPPGDLTAASRADWDALLDGVSGVINAAGRTFGSPTELTRANALLPARVLEELTRTGAGSVKLVHLASAAEYGAVPEGHASCEDDPACPLSPYGASKLAGTVLILEAVRSGRVQAAVLRLTNPLGAGISAGTLPGRAAHELSVAALEGRDTVLPQNTVRFGPLGARRDFVDARDVARAVCHALTSDLSGVVNVGSGQARPVRDLVDGLVALTGFRGQILEDAPGSPRSGDVPYQRADISRLLDSGFTLRHSFGDSLEALLRGLEPAEGRTAVMG; encoded by the coding sequence ATGCCCGACGCTGATCTGCCCGGCTTCCCCAGGCCCTGGCCCTCAACTGGTCCGGTGCTGGTGCTGGGCGCACGCGGCTTTCTGGGCGCGCAGATCGTGGCCGGGGCGCGGGCGGCGGGCCACGAGGTCCGCACCGCGCCGCCGGGCGATCTGACGGCGGCCTCGCGCGCCGACTGGGACGCCCTGCTGGACGGCGTTTCGGGCGTGATCAACGCCGCCGGACGCACCTTCGGCAGCCCCACCGAGCTGACCCGGGCCAACGCCCTGCTGCCCGCGCGGGTGCTGGAAGAACTGACCCGCACGGGCGCTGGGAGCGTAAAGCTGGTCCATCTGGCCTCTGCCGCCGAGTACGGCGCGGTGCCGGAGGGCCACGCCTCGTGCGAGGACGATCCGGCCTGTCCCCTGTCGCCCTACGGCGCGTCCAAGCTGGCCGGAACCGTGCTGATCCTGGAGGCCGTCCGCAGCGGACGCGTGCAGGCGGCAGTGCTGCGCCTGACCAATCCGCTGGGCGCGGGTATCAGCGCGGGCACCCTGCCGGGCCGGGCTGCCCACGAGCTTTCGGTGGCGGCGCTGGAAGGCCGGGATACAGTGCTGCCTCAAAACACGGTGCGCTTCGGCCCGCTGGGGGCGCGGCGTGATTTCGTGGACGCCCGTGACGTGGCCCGCGCCGTGTGCCACGCCCTGACCTCGGACCTGAGCGGCGTGGTCAATGTGGGCAGCGGTCAGGCGCGTCCGGTGCGCGATCTGGTGGACGGACTGGTGGCCCTGACCGGCTTCCGGGGCCAGATTCTGGAAGACGCCCCCGGCAGCCCCCGCAGCGGCGACGTGCCGTATCAGCGGGCTGACATCTCGCGCCTGCTGGACAGCGGTTTCACACTGCGCCACAGCTTTGGCGACTCGCTGGAGGCGCTCCTGCGGGGGCTGGAGCCTGCCGAGGGGAGAACTGCCGTCATGGGCTGA